One Nymphaea colorata isolate Beijing-Zhang1983 unplaced genomic scaffold, ASM883128v2 scaffold0772, whole genome shotgun sequence genomic region harbors:
- the LOC116245615 gene encoding nucleoside diphosphate kinase 1-like, whose product MSNNERTYIMVKPDGVQRGLVGAIIARFEQKGYYLRALKLITPTRELLEEHYKDLNDRPFFQALITYMLSGPVVGMVWEGKGVVATGRLLLGATNPLQSNPGTIRGDFCIITGRNICHGSDSVVNAEKEISLWFGKELAEWTHHSHNWIYE is encoded by the coding sequence ATGTCCAACAACGAGAGAACCTACATCATGGTCAAGCCCGACGGTGTCCAGAGAGGACTTGTCGGCGCCATCATCGCCAGGTTTGAGCAGAAGGGATACTACCTCAGAGCTCTCAAGCTCATCACCCCAACCAGGGAACTGCTTGAGGAGCACTACAAGGACCTCAACGACAGACCTTTCTTCCAGGCTCTTATCACCTACATGCTTTCCGGCCCCGTCGTCGGTATGGTCTGGGAGGGAAAAGGCGTGGTTGCCACTGGCAGACTCCTCCTCGGCGCCACCAACCCCCTCCAATCCAACCCCGGAACCATCAGAGGTGATTTCTGCATCATCACCGGCAGGAACATCTGCCACGGATCCGACTCCGTCGTCAACGCCGAGAAGGAAATCAGCCTCTGGTTCGGAAAGGAACTGGCCGAGTGGACCCACCACTCCCACAACTGGATCTACGAATGA
- the LOC116245613 gene encoding uncharacterized protein LOC116245613: MTEKARREEYLKTKISEGFSLFYDKKKNFIEKKEVPYVMRYLGQFPSEAQEQEFEPDEPETVLAAFRLLDPENKGYIEIEEMKRHLETSGI; this comes from the exons ATGACTGAGAAGGCCAGGCGCGAGGAATACCTCAAGACCAAGATCAGCGAGGGCTTCTCGCTCTTCTAcgacaagaagaagaacttcatcGAAAAGAAGGAAGTCCCCTACGTCATGCGCTACCTCGGACAGTTCCCCTCCGAGGCCCAG GAGCAGGAGTTCGAGCCGGACGAGCCTGAGACGGTGCTGGCTGCCTTCCGGCTGCTGGACCCCGAGAACAAGGGCTACATCGAGATCGAGGAGATGAAGAGGCACCTGGAGACTTCGGGCATCTAG